In Hahella sp. KA22, one genomic interval encodes:
- a CDS encoding S1/P1 nuclease — MNAKLAMKREQMLSVLRLIGGRRFNWRAMVVMTALALSPTSAWAWGELGHRVVCDVAWKELSPVARDQVQKLLQQAGKRTFAEACLWPDQVRSEKEFKHTGSYHYVNVERAATEVSAAKDCQSKGCVLTALNAYADALRGKPRPDYQATPAQALMFIGHFIGDIHQPLHVSYGDDRGGNKVVYNVAGEETNLHRLWDVNIPESGLPRDWRKAGKKVRGKHQGEAVTALTLQDAESWANESLAITRKVYASLPTQGSEWSKKELALEYPIAEMRLYQAGVRLGAVLNQLLASNQNQTQAD; from the coding sequence ATGAATGCGAAGTTAGCCATGAAAAGAGAACAGATGTTGTCCGTGTTGAGGTTGATTGGCGGACGCCGGTTCAACTGGCGAGCAATGGTCGTCATGACGGCGCTGGCGCTTTCGCCCACCTCCGCCTGGGCATGGGGCGAGCTGGGGCACCGTGTCGTGTGTGACGTCGCCTGGAAGGAATTGTCTCCAGTGGCGCGGGATCAGGTGCAGAAGCTGTTGCAGCAGGCCGGCAAGCGTACTTTCGCGGAAGCCTGCCTGTGGCCGGATCAAGTCAGATCGGAAAAAGAGTTCAAGCATACAGGCTCCTATCACTATGTGAATGTCGAGCGCGCCGCCACTGAGGTGTCCGCCGCTAAGGATTGTCAAAGCAAAGGCTGCGTGCTGACGGCGCTCAACGCCTACGCGGACGCCCTGAGAGGCAAACCGCGCCCGGATTATCAGGCCACGCCTGCGCAGGCGTTGATGTTTATCGGGCATTTTATTGGCGATATTCATCAGCCCCTGCATGTGTCTTATGGCGATGATCGCGGCGGCAACAAGGTTGTCTATAACGTCGCTGGCGAAGAAACCAATTTACACCGCCTGTGGGATGTGAATATCCCTGAGTCAGGCTTGCCCCGAGATTGGCGCAAGGCCGGCAAGAAAGTACGCGGCAAGCATCAGGGCGAGGCGGTGACTGCGCTGACGCTGCAGGATGCGGAGAGCTGGGCGAATGAGTCGCTCGCCATTACCCGAAAAGTCTATGCATCGCTGCCAACCCAAGGCTCCGAATGGAGCAAAAAAGAGCTGGCGCTGGAATACCCTATTGCTGAAATGCGTCTCTATCAGGCGGGCGTACGCTTAGGCGCGGTTCTGAACCAACTGTTGGCGTCCAACCAGAATCAGACGCAGGCGGATTAG
- a CDS encoding cellulase family glycosylhydrolase — translation MSKRSERRLSRLLEGALKKRLGKNWRRNENVFIFGLLFGCATLAHAVPPLSVQGNKVVSGGNQVSLGGNSLFWSNNGWGGERFYNSGAVGSIKNDWKSSIVRAAMGVDEGGGYLQDREGNRNKVISVVDAAIANDMYVIIDWHSHHAHQYKSEAIEFFQDMARRYGDKNNVIYEVYNEPLDVSWSGVIKPYAESVIDAIRQIDPDNLIIVGTRQWSQEVEEASWDPIRKNNIAYTLHFYAGTHKQWLRDKAQSAMNNGIALFVTEWGTVDASGDGGVNEGETWAWVDFMRNHGISHANWALNDKAEGASTFWPGASGTGGWNDGNLTPSGKLVKSIIQSSDPIPGGDDPGPGPDCGSVSVPGKVQAENYCEMEGVEKENTSDAGGGQNLGYIDSGDWMTYKINVPSDGVYTLSYRVASLNGGGILQAEKAGGSPVYGSIDIPATGGWQNWKTISLDVQLSAGEQRIGLAAVSGGFNLNWFDVTQKGGPAPNAITVQAEDYLVMSGVELENTSDAGGGKNVGYIDANDWMSYPEVDIPESGVYTVEYRVASLYGGGVLQFEKAGGDVVYGSVDVPNTGGWQSWKTIKHQVTLEAGKQRFGIYAPAGGWNLNWFKITKGQK, via the coding sequence ATGAGCAAGAGATCAGAAAGAAGGCTTTCCAGACTGTTGGAGGGCGCATTGAAAAAACGTCTTGGTAAAAATTGGCGTCGAAATGAAAACGTTTTCATATTCGGTTTGTTGTTCGGCTGCGCGACTTTGGCTCATGCTGTGCCGCCGCTATCGGTGCAGGGCAATAAAGTGGTCAGTGGCGGTAATCAAGTCAGTCTGGGAGGCAACAGCCTGTTTTGGAGCAATAACGGCTGGGGAGGGGAGCGTTTTTATAACTCCGGCGCGGTAGGCTCCATCAAAAACGACTGGAAATCCAGCATTGTGCGCGCCGCCATGGGCGTGGATGAAGGCGGCGGTTATTTACAGGACCGCGAAGGCAATCGCAATAAAGTCATCTCCGTGGTGGACGCCGCCATCGCTAACGATATGTACGTCATCATCGACTGGCACTCTCACCACGCTCATCAGTACAAGAGCGAAGCTATTGAGTTTTTCCAGGACATGGCGCGCCGCTACGGTGACAAAAACAACGTTATTTACGAGGTCTATAACGAGCCGTTGGATGTGTCCTGGAGCGGCGTGATCAAGCCCTACGCTGAGTCGGTAATTGACGCTATCCGCCAAATTGACCCGGATAATCTGATTATCGTCGGGACTCGCCAGTGGTCGCAGGAAGTGGAAGAAGCCTCTTGGGACCCCATCCGCAAAAACAATATCGCTTATACGCTGCACTTCTATGCGGGAACCCATAAACAATGGCTGCGAGATAAAGCGCAAAGCGCCATGAACAACGGCATTGCTCTGTTTGTAACGGAGTGGGGAACCGTAGACGCAAGCGGCGACGGTGGCGTGAATGAAGGCGAAACCTGGGCCTGGGTTGATTTCATGCGTAATCACGGCATCAGTCACGCCAACTGGGCGCTGAATGACAAAGCTGAAGGCGCCTCAACGTTCTGGCCCGGGGCTAGTGGAACCGGTGGTTGGAATGATGGAAACCTGACGCCTTCCGGTAAGCTGGTGAAATCCATCATCCAAAGCTCTGACCCCATTCCTGGCGGCGATGACCCAGGACCTGGTCCAGATTGCGGATCAGTCTCCGTGCCTGGCAAGGTGCAGGCGGAAAACTACTGTGAAATGGAAGGCGTCGAAAAGGAAAATACCTCTGACGCAGGCGGTGGCCAGAACCTTGGCTATATCGATTCCGGCGACTGGATGACGTATAAAATTAACGTGCCGAGCGATGGGGTTTACACGCTTTCCTACCGGGTGGCGAGTCTGAACGGAGGCGGTATTTTACAAGCAGAGAAAGCGGGTGGTTCGCCAGTGTACGGCTCTATCGATATTCCAGCCACGGGCGGCTGGCAAAACTGGAAAACGATTTCACTCGACGTTCAGTTGAGTGCGGGTGAACAACGAATTGGACTGGCGGCGGTGTCCGGTGGGTTCAATCTCAACTGGTTTGACGTCACCCAAAAAGGCGGCCCGGCGCCGAACGCTATTACTGTACAGGCGGAAGATTACCTGGTCATGAGCGGCGTGGAACTGGAGAACACCAGTGACGCAGGCGGCGGCAAAAATGTGGGCTACATCGACGCCAATGACTGGATGTCCTACCCAGAGGTCGATATTCCAGAAAGCGGCGTGTATACCGTGGAGTATCGTGTGGCGAGTCTGTATGGCGGCGGCGTGTTGCAGTTCGAGAAAGCCGGTGGCGATGTGGTGTATGGCAGCGTTGATGTACCGAATACCGGCGGCTGGCAGAGCTGGAAAACCATTAAGCATCAGGTGACGCTTGAAGCTGGTAAACAGCGTTTCGGCATCTACGCCCCTGCAGGCGGCTGGAACCTGAACTGGTTCAAGATCACTAAAGGGCAAAAATAA
- a CDS encoding chorismate mutase → MRNLLFLLVCLVFSHSALAAGYAETTFKTINERLSYMKDVALFKAQKGAPIEDIERERVVLGKAKDGAAGHGVDPESVSAFFTAQISAAKAIQFRYRADWLSDADALKQSARDLQTEVRPALLKLGDAIIIAIADKLKNEGPFTDAERDLFNDTLTIENLSQRDKDMIFQALKLIRLQQ, encoded by the coding sequence ATGAGGAACCTGTTATTTCTGCTCGTTTGCTTAGTCTTCTCCCATTCCGCCCTCGCCGCAGGCTATGCGGAAACCACGTTCAAGACCATCAACGAGCGCTTGAGTTACATGAAGGATGTGGCGCTGTTCAAAGCCCAGAAAGGCGCGCCGATTGAGGACATTGAGCGGGAGCGCGTGGTGTTGGGTAAAGCCAAAGACGGCGCGGCCGGACATGGCGTTGACCCGGAGTCAGTCAGCGCTTTCTTTACCGCGCAGATCTCCGCCGCCAAAGCCATTCAGTTCAGATATCGCGCCGACTGGCTATCAGATGCTGACGCACTGAAGCAGTCCGCTCGTGATTTACAGACTGAGGTGCGCCCGGCGCTGTTGAAACTGGGTGACGCGATCATTATCGCTATCGCCGATAAACTGAAAAACGAAGGCCCCTTCACTGACGCTGAACGGGACCTGTTCAATGACACGCTGACCATCGAAAACTTGTCTCAGCGCGACAAAGACATGATCTTCCAGGCGCTCAAACTGATTCGTCTGCAGCAATAA
- a CDS encoding LysR family transcriptional regulator produces the protein MIDDLRALAVFAKTVEAGSFRAAASALSLSPSVVSHHISGLETRLGVALLYRSTRRLSLTSEGERLFDHAKTMLAAAEAGLNAIAEQAAEPTGRLSITAPAVLARGPFTEDVAAFALAYPRVSLCINYSDIRQDLIRDGIDLAIRIGAMPDSALKSKKLFDLTRRLVASPHYLQSRATPSKPEDLLDWEWIGLKMRPNHKLLYNAAGECHRIDYSPRITVDSIDAVCQLAAAGLGLATPPAFLVEEDLRVGRLCDPLPGWNVDALGVYALWPPNAARESLTYRFIQFLQERRQADANTV, from the coding sequence ATGATTGATGATTTACGCGCCCTGGCGGTTTTCGCCAAAACGGTGGAAGCCGGCTCTTTTCGCGCTGCAGCAAGCGCGTTGTCACTGTCGCCTTCAGTAGTGAGCCACCATATTTCAGGGCTGGAGACACGGCTAGGCGTCGCCCTGCTCTATCGCTCCACTCGACGACTCTCGCTCACCAGCGAGGGCGAACGTCTGTTCGATCACGCCAAGACAATGCTTGCTGCGGCGGAAGCTGGGTTGAACGCCATCGCCGAACAGGCGGCGGAACCTACCGGAAGGTTGAGCATCACCGCCCCAGCCGTATTGGCGCGTGGCCCATTTACTGAAGATGTCGCCGCTTTCGCTCTGGCTTATCCCAGAGTCTCACTATGCATCAACTACAGCGATATACGGCAGGATCTGATTCGTGACGGCATTGACCTGGCGATACGCATCGGCGCGATGCCCGACAGCGCCCTGAAATCGAAAAAGCTTTTCGACCTGACCCGACGTCTGGTGGCGTCGCCCCATTATCTTCAATCCAGAGCGACGCCCAGCAAACCGGAAGACTTGCTGGACTGGGAATGGATCGGACTGAAGATGCGGCCGAACCATAAGTTGCTGTACAACGCCGCAGGAGAGTGTCATCGCATTGACTATTCACCACGCATTACCGTGGACAGCATAGATGCGGTTTGCCAGTTGGCCGCAGCGGGACTCGGTTTAGCCACACCACCGGCTTTTCTGGTGGAGGAAGATCTGCGTGTCGGGCGATTATGCGATCCCCTGCCAGGCTGGAACGTCGACGCCTTGGGCGTCTATGCGCTCTGGCCGCCCAACGCCGCCAGAGAAAGCCTGACCTATCGGTTCATTCAGTTTCTGCAGGAACGCCGCCAAGCCGATGCGAACACAGTCTAA
- a CDS encoding DUF2000 domain-containing protein yields the protein MTDTETADLKCVIIIDANLPTGPIANTAAVLALSLGKNYPELIGDPLPDHNGHLRAGITTTAIPILRADGVGLRHLREELKEHEPQLTVIDLTSATMTTKSYEAYAEKLQSTPVGELEYLGIALCGPKKTVNKFTGNLGLLR from the coding sequence ATGACGGATACCGAAACCGCCGATCTGAAGTGCGTCATAATCATAGACGCCAACCTGCCGACTGGCCCCATCGCCAATACCGCTGCTGTGTTGGCGCTATCACTGGGCAAAAACTATCCCGAATTAATTGGCGACCCGTTGCCGGACCATAACGGCCATCTTCGCGCGGGAATTACCACCACCGCCATTCCAATACTGCGCGCCGACGGCGTTGGCTTGCGCCACCTGCGGGAAGAATTGAAGGAGCATGAGCCGCAATTGACCGTTATCGATCTCACCAGCGCCACCATGACCACCAAGAGCTATGAAGCCTACGCGGAAAAACTCCAATCGACGCCTGTCGGTGAACTTGAATATCTGGGGATCGCCCTTTGCGGACCGAAAAAGACGGTCAACAAATTCACCGGCAATCTGGGGCTGTTGCGTTGA
- a CDS encoding LysE family translocator, which produces MLLSFIVATVLITLAPGPSMLLVIANTLRSGLGQGIFTSLGVVVADAILLCLTVSGLGALVQTSALAFNLLKWFGVAYLAYLGVRQLRSQSSTEELSGATEVAKQNPFKQGLGVTLLNPKIIGFFIAFFPQFLDASAPVGPQLMTLGPLFLVIVFLILAGYAMAANRVRRWLAGAQAQSVLNKSSGVALLVCGAAAGLTTR; this is translated from the coding sequence ATGTTATTGAGTTTTATTGTCGCAACAGTGCTGATCACACTGGCGCCAGGCCCCTCCATGCTATTGGTCATCGCCAATACGTTGCGCAGCGGTCTGGGGCAGGGGATATTCACCAGTCTGGGCGTGGTGGTCGCCGACGCGATACTGCTGTGCCTGACTGTCTCAGGTTTGGGAGCGTTGGTGCAGACTTCTGCATTGGCGTTCAATTTGCTGAAATGGTTTGGGGTAGCCTATCTCGCATATCTGGGAGTCCGTCAGCTTCGCAGCCAGTCGTCAACGGAAGAACTGTCTGGCGCGACTGAAGTCGCCAAACAAAATCCATTCAAACAAGGCTTGGGCGTCACCCTGCTTAACCCTAAAATCATTGGATTTTTCATCGCGTTTTTCCCTCAATTCCTCGACGCCAGCGCGCCTGTCGGCCCGCAACTCATGACATTGGGGCCGCTGTTCCTTGTTATCGTCTTTCTCATCCTGGCGGGATACGCCATGGCGGCCAACCGTGTCCGGCGTTGGCTGGCCGGCGCACAGGCGCAATCCGTGCTGAATAAATCATCCGGAGTCGCTTTGCTCGTATGTGGAGCGGCGGCGGGGTTGACGACGCGCTGA
- a CDS encoding zinc-ribbon domain-containing protein codes for MFIKSGLQRRKEIKAARLNKAKRSEVDVYSDVVPQGALLADTEVLRERNPLERLPNFYVDRHFICKDCESHEIWTAKQQKWWYEVARGSIASKAIRCRSCRFKEKRRKDEARRVHLEGVARKHYK; via the coding sequence ATGTTTATAAAAAGTGGGCTTCAGAGAAGAAAGGAAATAAAGGCTGCGCGCCTGAACAAGGCCAAGAGATCGGAGGTGGACGTATACTCTGATGTGGTCCCGCAAGGTGCGTTGCTTGCAGATACGGAAGTTCTGAGGGAGAGAAATCCTTTGGAGCGTTTGCCAAATTTTTATGTTGACCGTCATTTCATATGTAAGGACTGCGAAAGTCATGAGATATGGACTGCCAAGCAACAAAAGTGGTGGTATGAAGTTGCAAGAGGGAGTATCGCCTCGAAAGCCATACGGTGCCGGTCTTGTCGTTTCAAGGAAAAGCGTAGGAAGGATGAAGCTAGGAGAGTCCATCTTGAGGGGGTGGCGAGAAAACATTATAAGTAG